The region GACATGGTCGGCTGTCACTACGGGGAGTTCGCGGGCAACCGCTTCGAAAACGCGGGGTCGAATTGCATACAGGCAAAGGGCGGTACGCGCTATATCAGTATCACGCGCAACCTGTTCCTGGGCGGGGGACAGCGGGCGATCAATATCGGAGGGTCGACCGGACTCCCCTACTTCCGTCCCCAGAATGCGGATTACGAGGCACAGGAAATTTCCGTCATCGCAAACATCTTCACCGGGGCCATCGCCCCTGTCGCCTTTGTCGGCGCAGTGCGCTGTGAAGTCGTCAACAACACCATGTTCCTCCCGGAAAAATGGGCAGTCCGCATTCTGCAGGAAACCACGGACAGCCGCTTCCAGCAATGCGGAGAAAATATCCTGAGCAACAACCTGTTCTACATCGATGCCGCCGCTGCAGCGCCGAGTTTCAATATCGGTCCCAACACGCGTCCCCTTACTTTCCTTATCATGAACAACCTCTGGTACAACGCGGACGACGAGAACTGGCAGGGACCCAATACTCCGGTAACGGATATGCACATGATACTGAATCAGGATCCCCTGCTGACGGCGCCCGCACTGCGTGGCGGGAATTTCACTCCCGCCTCCGGATCACCGGCGATCGGTGCGGGTTCGGGACTGACGCGGGATGTGCTGGATTTCAATGGACACCTGTTCCGCGATCCGCAGACCATCGGCGCCATTGAAGCCGATACCACCACAAATGCTCTGCGTACCCTCGCACCCCCGGCCTCCTTCCAGCTCACGACATGGCCGAATCCGTCTCACGGACAGCTGCACGTGCGCATCAGCGATATGCGCACTGGCGGACAGCTGCGAATTCACGATATCCAGGGGAAACGCGTCCCGCAGACGGAACGGTGGATTGACGCGCAATCCGCAGGCAGCGAAGAAGTAACCCTTTCGCTGAACAACAGTCCCGCCGGCTGGTATTTCCTCATTGTCGAATCCGCCGGCGGCCTCCGCGTGCAGCCATTCCTTCTGCAGAAGTAATAGGCAGCAGGTCTTCTAGTCCAGCACGTGTGCTCATCCAGCAGGTCTGCTCGCACAGGCGATCAAGTGACTGAGGATATCAGGTCACCCAGACCACGACGTACTTCTTTACTTCCCATCCGGTTGCTTCTTTCGTGACCAGCGCGCAGATGCCCCACGCCGCCAGTACACCGGAGCTGTTCGAGGCGTAGACCAGCGCGGAATTCCCGTCGTCGGAAAAACCAATGCCCGACAGTGTCAGGTAGCCCTGCGCTCCGGGATACGCCGCGAAGAACGGATCCCAGTTCGCTCCGCCGGTGAGCCGCTGGAAGGTACTGTCCGCGATAAGCTCATAGTCTTTCGCGATACTGAATTTCCTCTCGAGCGCGCCCGCCGATGCATTTGCCTCATCATAGGCGTTGAGAAGCGTGTCACTGACACCGAGCGATACCTTGATGAATGATCGGCCCGATCCCTGCGGGAATGCGTAAGGATCGGTCATGTTCTGAATCACCACCATCTGCGTGGCGGGATAAATGAAGACGGAGTCAATAAGCGCGGAATACACCGCGTAGATATCCGTCGATGTATCGGGAGTGTCGGGGGTGGACGGGTTATCGTCGCAGGCGGGGAGCAATAACAGCAGAAGGACGGGAAGGAAGAGACATTTCCGCATTCTTTACCTCCGTTTTCCGGCCGCACGCGATTGCGCGGCATGGCATGTGAAACAGCTTGTACAGGTAATGGACACGGGAAATGGGAATACGTCACACGGAAGGCTGGCGGCGGAGTCCCTTGAGCAGAGTCCTGAGCGGATTTTCTCCGGCGAATGCCGCGGCTGTCGCGAACAGTGTATGCATGGACATTGACGATTCATTGGAAACCGCGTATACGGTTTCCCAGCGCGGCGCGTGGAACTTGGCTTTGAAATTATCGAGTCCCTCAAAATTGTAGAAACGTCGTCCCCACGCGCGCACGGTCGACAGCACCGCGCGCAGCCACACGGGGTTATGCTCCTCGCGCGCGCGTGCGTGCCGGGAAATCGGTGAGAGTCCGAGCGTCACATGCCTGGCGCCTTCCACCGCCATGGCATTGACGGCAGCATCGATAAGCAGTTCCGCCGTTCCATTCGGCGCTGCACTGCCGCGCACGTTCTGTTCGATCAGCCAGCCCCCGCGCTGGGGAATGGGCGATGCCACGAGAAAGCCGACGACATGCTGCTCCAGGCGCGCAATGAAGATCATGCGGTTGAAAAGCCTCTCCAGTGTCTGCGGCTCTATGAGGAAATGCAGGGGTGGAAGTCCCCTCGTCTGCAGCCATTCCTCCAGGCAGCGCTGCAGTGCGGGATGTGCAGTCGCGCGCTCATTGTCCCACCGCTCAACCACGACACCCTTGTTGCGCGCGCGATTGAGCTGCGCGCGCAGGGACGCGTGTTCAGCGAGCATCAGCGGCCAGTCGGCCGGATTCCAGGCAGGCTGTGCGCCGAGCACGATGGATGTATGCGTCTGACCGCAGGGCAGGGCTTCGATCAGGCGCTGTTCGGCCCCGAAATAACATACGCGCCTGCTCCCTGCCGCCTCGAATTCGTCGATGACATCAGCCAGCCTCGCGGTGTCGCACACCGGTGCACCTGCCGCAATGCGCACCCCGTAATGTCGCACGTAGCCGACCACGGCATCACCTGCACTGCTGAACCAGTGCTCGATACCGGGATTGAGTATCTGGTACGACGTCGCATTCCACCCGTATTGCAGAACCAGGTCGAGCGCGAGCTGTACCTCCATTGTAGCCGTGTGCGGGGAAAACGGTATCATCCTTTCCGCTCTGTGATGCGTACGAGTATCAGCGCATACAGGAATACAGCGCGTCGGCCTGTGCGGCGCGTCAGCCTGTGCTGTGAATCAACCTGTGCGGCGCATACCGGCGGCAATGCCGTTGACCGAGGCGCGAAGGACGTCGAGTATCGCCTGGCGCTGCTGCGGATTGACGGATTTGCTCCGGAAGCGTTTCAGCAGCATGACCTGTATGTGGCTGATGGGATCAATATAGGGATTCCGCAGCATGATGGAGCGCTGCAGCGAAGGATTGTCCTCGAGCAGGTCGCCTCCGGTAATGCGTGTGATCGCATCGCGGCTGCGCCGGTACTCCGCTTCGATGTCATGGAACAGCGCCTCTGCCGCCTGTTCATCGTCACAGAGATGCAGGTATTCGGCCGCAATCCCCATGTCGGCTTTGAGCAGCGTCATCTCGATGTTGCTGACCATGACTTTGAAGAACGACCACTCTTCATACCACGCAGCAAGCTTTTTCCAGTTCAGTGCGCCGGATTCCACGGCGTTCTGCATGGCAGTACCAAAGCCGTACCAGCCCGAGAGGATGTTCCTGGTCTGCGTCCATGAGAATACCCAGGGGATGGCGCGGAGGTTGTCGATGGCGTCGCTTTTCTTGCGGGACGGGGGACGCGAGCCGATCTCGATTTGTTCGATCACGTCGATCGGTGTGGCCTGGCGGAAGAACGGAATGAAATCCGGGTTCTCCAACAGCGCGCGGTAAGCCTGCATCGCATCCCGTGAAATATTTTCAAACAGGGTGATGTGTTCCGGATTCTCGCTGCGGCGCGACAGATAATTGCATTCCGCCGTGCTGCGCAATACGGCGGACGCCGCCAGCTCCAGACTTCGCAGGGCGATCTGCGGCATGGAATATTTGGCGGAAATCATCTCCCCCTGTTCGGTAATCTTGATACTCCCGTCGACGGTCCCTGATGGCTGCGCCAGAATCGCCTGATGCAGCGGACCGCCGCCGCGTGAGACACTGCCCCCGCGGCCATGGAAAATCGTCAGATGCACATCATGCGCATCGCAAACCTTCTTGAGGGAAATCTGTGCCTTGTACAGCTCGAAATTCGAGGTGACAATGCCACCGTCCTTATTGCTGTCCGAATATCCCAGCATGATTTTCTGTTCATTTCCACGCAGGGCGAGATGCTGGGCATAGGCGGGATTGGTGAACAGGGAAGCCATGACGTCGGCAGCCCCACGCAAATCGTCGATTGTTTCAAACAGCGGCAGAATGTCGATGCGCGAATTGCGCAGTTCTCCCTGCCGCACGTCAATCAATCCCACTTCGCGGGCGAGCAGCATGGCCTCGAGCACATCGCTCGCGGCGGTACTCATACTGATGATATAGTCACCACAGCTTTCCTCACCGAATGTTTCTTTCCCCTCGAGAATGATTGCCATTTCTTCGAGCACCTGCAGCGTTTCGCCCTCGAGTTCGTGGCGGAGTCCGACGATGGGACGACTGTTGAGCAGTTCGCGTGTCAGCAGCAGGCTGCGATCCTCCTCCGCCAGTTCCGTGAGATTCGAACACACCTCCGCCCTGTCCATCAGCTCAGCCACGGCATTGCCGATCAGTTCCGAGTTCTGCCGCACGTCCAGTGCCGCGAGATGAAAGCCGAACGTCCTCACCTTGTACAGCAGCGGCTGCAGCAGACGCGAGGCGATCATTTCCCCGCCATGATGCAGCAGACTGTCGTGCATGAGCAGCAGATCGCCTTCGAATTCTCCGGCATGGGCGTAGCCCGGCTGCTCCTCGTTGAGGGTGTTGCGCAGCTTCTGCCAGATCATGTAGGTTTTCACGCGGTAGATTTCAGACTGATCGCGCAGATCTTCATCGGTGATCTGTCCCTTCAATGCAGCCTTGTCGGACCGGAAGGAAGCCAGCAGTTCCTCATCGGCGTGCACGAGCCGCGTCGAGTTGCTGAGCGTATTGAACAGCCGGTCCATATCCGCGATATAGAGCTGCAGAATCTGTCTGCGATGCAGATCGAAGGTCATGCGCGTGATATCCGTTGTCACATAGGGATGTCCGTCCCTGTCGCCCCCGATCCACGACCCGAAGCGCAACAGCACGGGTGCCGGTTCCACACTGCCGTACAGCTCGGCTATGTCATGGTTCAGGCGGCGGTAAAATGGCGGGATGGACTCATACAGAATGTGGCGGAAATAGAACAGTCCCCGCCGCACTTCATCGCGCACCGTCATTTTCTGCGTGCGAATCGCGTTGGTCTGCCAGAGAATGGTCAGCTCCGTTTTGATATCCTGGCGCAGTTCTTCCTGTTCCTCTGCGGTCAGCTGCGTAGTATCGCGCCGCAGCAGCAGTTCGCCGATGTGGAGAATTTTCCGCAGCACCGTCTGCCGTGTCGCTTCCGTGGGATGCGCGGTGAACACCGGAAGCAGCTGCATGGAGGAAAGGACGGAATGCAGATCCCCGGCCTGCAATCCCTCAAGCGCCATATCTTCCAGGGCCTCGCGCAGGGATCCGGGACGCGCGTCGTCCGATGCCGCAGCATGCACACGCTGACGCCGGATGCGATGAATTTCATCGGCTGCGTTGACAACGACGAAAAAGAAGGTGAAGGCGCGGATCAGTTTATGTGCTGTGGCAAGATCCAGTGCTTCGACGATATCACGGATACTGCGCTCGGTCTCGGGACTGCCGTCCGTTCTGTATGATTTGGTCAGGCTGCGAATCAGCTCGACAATTTCGAAAAAGTCCCTTCCCTCCTGCTCTGAAAGCACATCTCCGAGCATTGCGCCCAGTTCCCGGATATCCCTGCGCAGCAGCGCTTCCTTGTCCCCTGGCAGGACGTCGCTATGCATTTCCGCCATGCGTACCTCGTTGTGTTGTGTGTTTTCACAACACGATGCGGACTGCCGATGTTCCGCACAACGGCGCGAAGCGGCAATTCCGGCACGAAGAAAATAGGGTAGTACCACCTATTGCATAATACGCGCGAAGGTGTTGTATTAGGAACAACCCCCCCGAACAGTATGGAGGGCGGTATGCGCTGCCTCATCATCGAAGACAATGACGGAATGCGCGAACTCCTCCGCCAGCTCCTTACGGATTACTGTGAGGAAATTGCGGAGGCGCGCAACGGGGAGGAGGGCTACAAAATATATCGTTCATCGAAGCCGGATCTTGTCATCATGGACAATTTCCTGCCAGGTATTGATGGACTCGAGACTGCGGAGAAAATCATTGAGATAGAACCGACAGCACACATCGTCATGGTGACGGATTTTGACGAAGTTCCGTATCGCCAGGCCGCGATGCGTTCAGGTATTCGGGGCTTCTACGGAAAAAACGACCTCATGCATCTACGTTCCTACATTCGCTTCCTTCAGGAAGCGGGTCCACCGGATGCAGGCCCCCGAAAGAACTGACCCCCGTTCGCAACTGCCGGACGATTGGGGGTGGATACTTTTTCTGCAAAGGGTTATAATTCGCTACCCGTTGTCATTCCCTGCAACGTTTTCGGAGAACTTCTCCACGAAACGTCGCACATACGCACAGTCACTTGTCGGTCAGGAAAAGCAGTCTGTATGTTCCTCCTTCCGCGTTTCAGTTTCTGGGTAATCGTCCTGCTCCTCTGCAGCCATGCCGCTACGGCCACGCCCGCATTTCCGGGGCAGCACGGATCCGATGCAAGAATGCTGTCGTCACAGCTTGACAGTGCCGATGCGGCACTGGACGCCGGCAATGAGAAAGCCGCCATCCGTATCCTCAGGTCATCGATCAGACAGCTGAACGGGCTGATCAGTCGGGAACGGACGCTGACCACGGAGCTTTCCACGAGGCAGAAAGAGATTTATGCGTTGCGCGATACGCTGACCCAGCTCGAGGGACGCATGGACATGAAGACCTATCAGCTCGATGTGAGTGAAGGCTGGCGACGCCGGGAAAAGGTAAAGAATCTGCAGGCGCAGGAACTTCAGCAGAAGACTTCTCAGCTGTCGCGGGAACGGCTGGAGAGGGAAGCGCTTATTCGCTATGTCCTCATCGCAAGCGTTGGCATTACGCTGCTCATCGGCTTCCTGATATTCCGTCGCATGCTTGATCGTCGCCGCGCCGTAGAGCTGAAAGCGGAAATCGCCGAAGCCCGCGCTGCGACACTCGAAGCGGAAAAGCGGCGCGACGAGTACGAAGCGCGAAAACGCTTCACGCGTCAGCTCATCGATTCGCAGGAGCAGGAAAGGAAACGCATCGCTGCAGATTTGCATGACGGACTCGGGCAGGATCTGCTGGTAATCAAGAACCGCATCACGCTCGCACGCCGCGAGATTGACCGCGGAGGCAACTATGACTACGAGCTCGATGAAATTACCACCGCGGTGGCTTCGTCGCTGCAGGACATCAGGCGCATTTCCCGGAATCTGCGTCCCTTCCAGCTCGACAGACTGGGACTGACTTCCACACTCGAATCCATGCTCAAAACCGTGCGCGACAGTACGGGACTGAACCTGTTTTTTGAAATTGCCAATATCGACGGCATTTTCAGCAAGGCCCGGGAAATGGATCTGTACCGCATCCTCCAGGAGAGCGTGAACAACGTGGTGAAGCACGCGGAGGCCACCGAACTCGAGGTCACCATTACCCGCCAACCAGATCTGATCGTCTGCAGGGTCCGTGACAATGGCAAAGGCTTTCAGCTCGAAGACGCCGGCGGACAGGGCGGTGACGGTGTGGGCGGCTTCGGTCTGCAGGGCATGCGAGAGCGCGCGGTCTATCTCGACGGCAATATCCAGGTCACCACGGCACTCGAAGAGGGCTGTACGCTGTCGCTGACCATCCCCATACCTGAACCTCAACAGAGCGCATCGAACAAGGAGAGTGTCCATGCCGCAACAGAATAGGATCAGCATCGTGATAGCGGATGATCACCCGCTTTTCCGCAAAGGTCTGCGGGAAGTCATCGAAGCGGAGAAGCACCTGCAAATCATTGGTGAAGCAGGAGATGGTGAAGCGGCAGTGGAGCAGATTCAAAAGCACAAACCGGAAGTGGCGGTTCTCGACATCGACATGCCGCGGCTCAACGGACTCGATGTCTGTGAGCGGGTACTCAAACCTGTGACGGCGCCCGGTGTGATCATCCTCACCATGTACGACGACGAAGCGCTGTTCGAACGGGCAATGCATCTCGGGGTGAAAGGATATATCCTGAAAGACAGTGCCGCCGACGATATCGTGCAGGGCATTGAAATGGTTGCCCGCAAAGGGTATTTCATCAGTCCTTCACTCACCGGACATGTCATGCGCGACAGTCCCCTGCGCAGTGACAACGAAGGACGCGCCGGACTCCTGAAGCTCACCCCGTCAGAGCGCCGTATCCTCGCGATGATTGCAACGGAAATGACATCGGCGGAAATCGCGGACGAACTGCATATCAGTCCACGCACCGTCGAGCATCACCGTTCAAATATCATCGGGAAACTCGGGCTGTCCGGCCAGTACGCCCTGGTTCGCTACGCGCTGCAGAACAAGGATTCGCTCTGATCTCCACCCACATTGCAGTTCTTGCTTGAGGAAACAACCTTTCGCTACGCGCTGCAGAACAAGGATTCGCTCTGAGCGTCAGCCGCGTTCCAATTCGTGTTTGAGATAACGTCCGGTATGGCTGGCATCGACCTCGGCCACCTTCTCCGGAGGTCCCTCCGCAACGATATATCCCCCTTCATCCCCACCTTCTGGACCAAGATCCACAATCCAGTCAGCCGTTTTGATCACGTCGAGATTGTGCTCGATCACGACGACGGTATTTCCCTTTTCCACCAGTTGATCCAGCACGTTGAGCAGCATACGAACGTCCTCGAAATGCAGCCCGGTTGTCGGCTCATCGAGGATGTACAGTGTATTCCCCGTCCCCACTTTTGACAGTTCGGTTGAGAGCTTGACGCGCTGCGCCTCGCCGCCCGACAGCGTTGTGGCCTGCTGTCCGAGACGGATGTAGCCGAGTCCGACATCAAACAGTGTCTGCAGCTTGCGTTTGATGCGCGGGATTTCACTGAAGAAATCCAGCGCCTCGGCGACGGACATCTCCAGCACATCGGCAATTGATTTCCCGTGGTAACGCACCTCGAGGGTTTCCCGGTTGTAGCGCTTGCCCCTGCAGACCTCACAGAGCACGTAAACGTCGGGAAGGAAGTTCATCTCGATTTTCCGCACGCCGTCGCCCTTGCAGGCGTCGCAGCGTCCGCCCTCAACATTGAAGCTGAAGCGGCCGGCATTGTAGCCTCGGATTTTCGCCTCGGGAAGATTGGTGTAGAGATCGCGGATAAAGGTGAACAGACCGGTGTACGTGGCCGGATTCGATCGCGGTGTTCTGCCGATGGGTGTCTGATCGATATCGATGACCTTGTCGATATGCTCGAGCCCGTCAATTCCCACATACGGCAGCGTCGCTTTCGTGGAACGGAAGAAGTGCCGCGACAGCAGCGGATACAGGGTCTCGTTGATGAGGCTCGATTTGCCGGAGCCGCTGACGCCCGTGATACAGGTAAACGTCCCGAGCGGGAGACTGAGATCAAGGTCCTTCAAGTTGTGTCCCTTCGCCCCACGCAGCAGAAGCGTATTGCCGTTGCCTTCCCTTCGCGTCTCCGGAAGTGCGATTTCTTCCTTCCCGTTGAGATACGCTGCGGTCAGCGAACCGGTACGCGCGAGTCCCTTGAGCATTTCCTTCTCTGTTGCGCTGTTCGATTTGCGCGCGCTGCCGTTCCCGTTTTTCGCGGACCCATTGCCGTTCGTTTTTCCGCGTCCGTTGGCCCTGCCGCTGCTCTTGAGAATCTGGGCGATCTCGCCTTCTGCGACGACTTCCCCGCCGTACTCGCCGGCGGCGGGACCGAGATCGATCACGTGATCGGCGTTCTCGATCATCTCCCGGTCATGTTCGACGACGATGACGGAGTTGCCGAGATCGCGCAGTGCCTTGAGTGAATCGATAAGGCGCGAGTTGTCGCGCTGATGCAGTCCGATAGACGGTTCGTCGAGAATGTACAGCACGCCGACCAGCTGCGTGCCGATCTGTGTCGCCAGGCGTATGCGCTGCGCCTCGCCCCCGGAGAGCGAACGTGCGGAGCGGTTGAGGTGGAGGTAGTCGAGACCGACATTCGAAAGGAATTCAAGCCGGGAGGATATTTCTTTGATGATCTGGTTGCCGATTTCCTTCTGCCGGGAAGTGAGCTTGATGTCTGCGAAGCGCTGCCGCGCATCCTTCACCGACATGCTGGTGACATCATGTATCGAATGTTTGTCGATCAGCACTGCCAGGCTCTCGGGCCGCAGGCGTCCCCCTTTGCAGCTGGGACAGGCTTTCGAGCTCATGAACGATTCGGCCCATTCCCGGATGCCGTTCGATGTCGTATTCTCGTAATACTGCTCGAGGCTTTTGAGCACTCCTGCAATACTGTGATTGTAATTCGATACGCGTCCGTCGGGATGCGTATATGCGATGCGGTATTTTTCCTTGCCACTGCCATGCAGCAGCGTCTGCATCGCCTCTTCGCTGATATCAGAGAGCGGCGTATCGAGATTGAAATCATAGCGCGCGGCCACTGCTTCGATCTGCGCCCACCACCATGTGCGCCTCGGCTTGCCGAGCGGCGCCAGTCCCTCTTCATTCAACGTCTTGGCCGGATCCGGAATGATGAGATCGAGATCGAACTCGCGCGTCTGTCCGAGTCCGTCACACGTCGAACACGCCCCGTAAGGGGAATTGAATGAGAAGCTGTTCGGTGCGGGCTCTTCATAGCTGCTGCCACAGACGGGACAGGAGTTCTTGCGGCTCATCAGAATATCTTCGCCGTTCATGTCGACGATGACGACGCCCTCGCCGAACTTGAGTGCGATTTCGAGCGAGTCGCTCAGCCTCGACCGGGCTTCGGGATTAACCACCAGGCGATCCACAACAATTTCGATGTTGTGGATTTTATAGCGGTCCACTTTCATCCCTTCTTCTATTTCCCGTACCTCACCGTCGACGCGCACCTTGGT is a window of bacterium DNA encoding:
- a CDS encoding response regulator transcription factor, with the translated sequence MPQQNRISIVIADDHPLFRKGLREVIEAEKHLQIIGEAGDGEAAVEQIQKHKPEVAVLDIDMPRLNGLDVCERVLKPVTAPGVIILTMYDDEALFERAMHLGVKGYILKDSAADDIVQGIEMVARKGYFISPSLTGHVMRDSPLRSDNEGRAGLLKLTPSERRILAMIATEMTSAEIADELHISPRTVEHHRSNIIGKLGLSGQYALVRYALQNKDSL
- a CDS encoding right-handed parallel beta-helix repeat-containing protein, with amino-acid sequence MIRLSFTVLFLLLTTQFLSARVLTVGSGGYSGLESAAADAQPGDTIMFAAGTHAGGAAVSDLHGTAQQSITIMGAPNETVLIEGGVNAFQLSDVSYLRITNLQFDGQTGNGVNIDDGGSFDTPSMYISIDNCHWLGIGATGNNDQLKMSGVDNFTVRNCSFRDGAAGGSMIDMVGCHYGEFAGNRFENAGSNCIQAKGGTRYISITRNLFLGGGQRAINIGGSTGLPYFRPQNADYEAQEISVIANIFTGAIAPVAFVGAVRCEVVNNTMFLPEKWAVRILQETTDSRFQQCGENILSNNLFYIDAAAAAPSFNIGPNTRPLTFLIMNNLWYNADDENWQGPNTPVTDMHMILNQDPLLTAPALRGGNFTPASGSPAIGAGSGLTRDVLDFNGHLFRDPQTIGAIEADTTTNALRTLAPPASFQLTTWPNPSHGQLHVRISDMRTGGQLRIHDIQGKRVPQTERWIDAQSAGSEEVTLSLNNSPAGWYFLIVESAGGLRVQPFLLQK
- the uvrA gene encoding excinuclease ABC subunit UvrA translates to MQHDFITVRGAREHNLKDVDVDIPRNQLVVITGLSGSGKSSLAFDTIYAEGQRRYVECLSAYARQFLGSMERPDVDNIEGLSPAISIEQKTVSRNPRSTVGTVTEIYDYLRLLYARAGVQHCHKDGSPVQRQSLDQMVDRILSYEKGTRLVILAPVVRGRKGHYRELFEEISKDGFTKVRVDGEVREIEEGMKVDRYKIHNIEIVVDRLVVNPEARSRLSDSLEIALKFGEGVVIVDMNGEDILMSRKNSCPVCGSSYEEPAPNSFSFNSPYGACSTCDGLGQTREFDLDLIIPDPAKTLNEEGLAPLGKPRRTWWWAQIEAVAARYDFNLDTPLSDISEEAMQTLLHGSGKEKYRIAYTHPDGRVSNYNHSIAGVLKSLEQYYENTTSNGIREWAESFMSSKACPSCKGGRLRPESLAVLIDKHSIHDVTSMSVKDARQRFADIKLTSRQKEIGNQIIKEISSRLEFLSNVGLDYLHLNRSARSLSGGEAQRIRLATQIGTQLVGVLYILDEPSIGLHQRDNSRLIDSLKALRDLGNSVIVVEHDREMIENADHVIDLGPAAGEYGGEVVAEGEIAQILKSSGRANGRGKTNGNGSAKNGNGSARKSNSATEKEMLKGLARTGSLTAAYLNGKEEIALPETRREGNGNTLLLRGAKGHNLKDLDLSLPLGTFTCITGVSGSGKSSLINETLYPLLSRHFFRSTKATLPYVGIDGLEHIDKVIDIDQTPIGRTPRSNPATYTGLFTFIRDLYTNLPEAKIRGYNAGRFSFNVEGGRCDACKGDGVRKIEMNFLPDVYVLCEVCRGKRYNRETLEVRYHGKSIADVLEMSVAEALDFFSEIPRIKRKLQTLFDVGLGYIRLGQQATTLSGGEAQRVKLSTELSKVGTGNTLYILDEPTTGLHFEDVRMLLNVLDQLVEKGNTVVVIEHNLDVIKTADWIVDLGPEGGDEGGYIVAEGPPEKVAEVDASHTGRYLKHELERG
- the ppc gene encoding phosphoenolpyruvate carboxylase, translating into MAEMHSDVLPGDKEALLRRDIRELGAMLGDVLSEQEGRDFFEIVELIRSLTKSYRTDGSPETERSIRDIVEALDLATAHKLIRAFTFFFVVVNAADEIHRIRRQRVHAAASDDARPGSLREALEDMALEGLQAGDLHSVLSSMQLLPVFTAHPTEATRQTVLRKILHIGELLLRRDTTQLTAEEQEELRQDIKTELTILWQTNAIRTQKMTVRDEVRRGLFYFRHILYESIPPFYRRLNHDIAELYGSVEPAPVLLRFGSWIGGDRDGHPYVTTDITRMTFDLHRRQILQLYIADMDRLFNTLSNSTRLVHADEELLASFRSDKAALKGQITDEDLRDQSEIYRVKTYMIWQKLRNTLNEEQPGYAHAGEFEGDLLLMHDSLLHHGGEMIASRLLQPLLYKVRTFGFHLAALDVRQNSELIGNAVAELMDRAEVCSNLTELAEEDRSLLLTRELLNSRPIVGLRHELEGETLQVLEEMAIILEGKETFGEESCGDYIISMSTAASDVLEAMLLAREVGLIDVRQGELRNSRIDILPLFETIDDLRGAADVMASLFTNPAYAQHLALRGNEQKIMLGYSDSNKDGGIVTSNFELYKAQISLKKVCDAHDVHLTIFHGRGGSVSRGGGPLHQAILAQPSGTVDGSIKITEQGEMISAKYSMPQIALRSLELAASAVLRSTAECNYLSRRSENPEHITLFENISRDAMQAYRALLENPDFIPFFRQATPIDVIEQIEIGSRPPSRKKSDAIDNLRAIPWVFSWTQTRNILSGWYGFGTAMQNAVESGALNWKKLAAWYEEWSFFKVMVSNIEMTLLKADMGIAAEYLHLCDDEQAAEALFHDIEAEYRRSRDAITRITGGDLLEDNPSLQRSIMLRNPYIDPISHIQVMLLKRFRSKSVNPQQRQAILDVLRASVNGIAAGMRRTG
- a CDS encoding response regulator, coding for MRCLIIEDNDGMRELLRQLLTDYCEEIAEARNGEEGYKIYRSSKPDLVIMDNFLPGIDGLETAEKIIEIEPTAHIVMVTDFDEVPYRQAAMRSGIRGFYGKNDLMHLRSYIRFLQEAGPPDAGPRKN
- a CDS encoding DUF2156 domain-containing protein, whose amino-acid sequence is MIPFSPHTATMEVQLALDLVLQYGWNATSYQILNPGIEHWFSSAGDAVVGYVRHYGVRIAAGAPVCDTARLADVIDEFEAAGSRRVCYFGAEQRLIEALPCGQTHTSIVLGAQPAWNPADWPLMLAEHASLRAQLNRARNKGVVVERWDNERATAHPALQRCLEEWLQTRGLPPLHFLIEPQTLERLFNRMIFIARLEQHVVGFLVASPIPQRGGWLIEQNVRGSAAPNGTAELLIDAAVNAMAVEGARHVTLGLSPISRHARAREEHNPVWLRAVLSTVRAWGRRFYNFEGLDNFKAKFHAPRWETVYAVSNESSMSMHTLFATAAAFAGENPLRTLLKGLRRQPSV